In one window of Musa acuminata AAA Group cultivar baxijiao chromosome BXJ3-2, Cavendish_Baxijiao_AAA, whole genome shotgun sequence DNA:
- the LOC135630749 gene encoding probable polygalacturonase produces MEHSQPIFRVLMILVLWTVVTAAFIGIAEGHRHHRQAGGATELEAFHYAAAGARGCRAHVASLTDFGGVGDGVTSNTAAFAAAVANLSKVAYDGGAMLVVPAGRWLTGPFNLADHFTLFLDHDAVILATQDINEWPIIDPLPSYSRGRDAAGGRYSNLIMRYNLTDVVITGNNGTIDGQGETWWKMFRNKELNYTRGYLIELMYCKQVLISNITLVNSPSWNVHPVYSSHVIVSGITILAPVNSPNTDGIDPDSSSNVRIEDCYIVSGDDCIAIKSGWDEYGIAFNMSSKHIVIRRLTCISPTSAVIALGSEMSGGIQDVRAEDITAIHSESGVRIKTTIGRGAYVKDIFVRRMNLHTMKWVFWMTGTYGQHPDDKFDPKAIPVVQNISYSNVVAENVTMAAKLEGIPGAPFTGICIYNVTAEVVKSKKPIWNCTDVEGVSSHVTPTPCAQIPEYPDRITHCPFPEDDLPVNGVGLEECNSSRRWLTRDN; encoded by the exons ATGGAGCACTCGCAGCCAATATTCCGT GTGTTGATGATTTTAGTGCTGTGGACGGTGGTAACAGCGGCGTTCATAGGGATCGCTGAGGGCCATCGCCACCACCGGCAGGCAGGTGGTGCGACGGAGCTAGAAGCCTTCCACTACGCAGCGGCGGGGGCAAGAGGATGCCGGGCCCATGTGGCCAGCCTGACGGACTTCGGCGGGGTGGGCGACGGGGTGACCTCCAACACGGCGGCCTTTGCGGCGGCCGTGGCCAACCTTAGTAAGGTGGCGTACGACGGCGgcgcgatgctggtggtgccggcCGGCCGGTGGCTCACCGGGCCCTTCAACCTCGCCGACCACTTCACCCTCTTCCTCGACCACGATGCCGTCATCCTCGCCACTCAG GATATCAATGAGTGGCCGATCATTGACCCTTTGCCCTCCTACAGTAGAGGAAGAGATGCGGCTGGGGGTAGATACAGTAATCTCATCATGCGATATAACCTAACCGATGTGGTCATAACAG ggAATAATGGAACTATCGATGGACAAGGTGAAACCTGGTGGAAAATGTTCCGTAACAAAGAACTCAATTACACTCGTGGATACCTCATTGAATTGATGTACTGCAAACAAGTGCTGATTTCCAACATTACATTGGTTAACTCTCCATCGTGGAATGTCCATCCAGTGTACAGCAG CCACGTAATCGTCTCAGGCATCACAATTCTTGCACCGGTCAACTCTCCCAACACTGATGGGATCGATCCAG ACTCATCCTCCAATGTCCGCATTGAGGACTGCTACATAGTCTCAGGCGATGACTGCATCGCCATTAAAAGCGGTTGGGATGAGTACGGGATTGCATTCAACATGTCAAGCAAACACATAGTGATCAGACGGCTCACCTGCATCTCCCCCACGAGCGCTGTCATCGCCCTGGGAAGCGAGATGTCGGGAGGAATCCAAGATGTCCGGGCCGAAGACATCACGGCCATCCACTCCGAATCCGGCGTCAGGATCAAGACGACCATCGGAAGGGGAGCTTACGTGAAGGACATATTCGTGAGAAGAATGAATCTGCACACAATGAAGTGGGTCTTCTGGATGACGGGCACCTACGGGCAGCACCCGGACGACAAATTTGATCCGAAAGCCATTCCGGTGGTGCAGAATATCAGTTACAGCAACGTGGTGGCCGAGAACGTGACCATGGCCGCGAAGCTGGAGGGGATTCCCGGCGCGCCCTTCACCGGAATATGCATCTACAATGTGACGGCGGAGGTGGTGAAGTCGAAGAAGCCGATTTGGAACTGCACCGACGTGGAGGGCGTATCGAGTCACGTGACGCCCACTCCCTGTGCGCAGATTCCGGAATATCCAGATCGTATAACGCATTGCCCCTTCCCTGAAGATGATCTACCTGTGAATGGTGTTGGGCTAGAGGAGTGT